In Spinacia oleracea cultivar Varoflay chromosome 5, BTI_SOV_V1, whole genome shotgun sequence, a single window of DNA contains:
- the LOC110797167 gene encoding probable protein phosphatase 2C 8, with amino-acid sequence MAGKSPPSGYNTITPPHNSLEMEDSTFKRKTDSEPSNSSTLKKPKLDAIQNLTEHQPNSNSYSANDGDSTSRFVIIDAAVAEDKGSRHTMEDAWVILPNPNFDDSSKLRCAHFAIYDGHGGRLAAEYAQKHLHSNVLSAGLPRELLDVKAAKKAILDGFRTTDEALLLDSAAGGWHDGATAVCLWVLGQTVFVANIGDAKAVVARFTSAGDQNDSNGFIPLKAIVLTKEHKAIYPQERARIQKAGGSVSTTGRLQGRLDVSRAFGDRQFKKVGVIATPHIQSFDLTEKEHFIILGCDGLWGVLGPSDAVDFVHKLLKEGVPVANVCRRLVREAVLERGCKDNCTAVIIVFRHK; translated from the exons ATGGCCGGAAAATCTCCCCCCTCTGGTTATAACACCATCACACCACCCCACAACTCCCTTGAAATGGAGGATTCAACCTTCAAGCGCAAGACTGACTCCGAACCTTCCAATTCTTCTACACTCAAGAAACCAAAACTAGACGCCATACAAAATCTGACGGAACATcaaccaaattcaaattcatatTCTGCAAATGATGGCGATTCTACGAGCCGCTTCGTCATCATCGACGCTGCTGTTGCCGAGGATAAGGGATCCCGGCACACTATGGAGGACGCCTGGGTTATACTCCCTAACCCCAATTTTGATGATTCCTCCAaattaag ATGCGCACACTTTGCCATATATGATGGACATGGTGGTCGGTTAGCAGCTGAATATGCACAGAAACATTTACATTCTAATGTTCTTTCAGCAGGATTACCACGTGAGTTG TTGGATGTCAAAGCTGCCAAGAAAGCGATCCTTGATG GTTTTCGTACAACTGATGAAGCCCTTCTGCTAGATAGTGCAGCTG GTGGATGGCATGATGGTGCTACTGCTGTATGTTTATGGGTACTGGGACAAACA GTTTTTGTAGCTAACATTGGAGACGCAAAGGCGGTGGTGGCGAGATTTACTAGTGCTGGTGATCAGAATGACTCAAATGGTTTCATTCCTTTGAAGGCCATTGTTTTAACGAAAGAACACAAAGCTATATACCCACAGGAGCGTGCTCGGATTCAAAAG GCTGGAGGCTCCGTCAGCACAACTGGACGCCTGCAGGGCCGCCTTGATGTTTCTAGAGCTTTTGGGGATCGACAGTTCAAAAAG GTGGGTGTTATTGCGACACCACACATCCAGTCGTTTGATCTCACCGAAAAAGAGCACTTCATTATTCTTGGCTGTGATGGCCTTTGGGGG GTGCTTGGACCTAGTGATGCTGTTGATTTTGTGCACAAGCTCTTAAAA GAAGGTGTACCTGTTGCGAATGTTTGCCGCCGGCTTGTCAGAGAAGCTGTTCTTGAGAGAGGTTGCAAGGATAACTGCACTGCAGTGATCATTGTTTTCAGACACAAATAG